The Arachis ipaensis cultivar K30076 chromosome B05, Araip1.1, whole genome shotgun sequence nucleotide sequence AAGTACAGGAAATTTTTCTGCTCTTGCTGGTTCTGTTGGCTATGTTCCTCCAGGTAAGAAACTCTCCTACTTTTGATTCCAATTAGTTTTTCATTAGTTAGAATAATACTATATAATGTAGGAGAATGTCAAATTTTGGATCAACCTCTAATTTTGAGTGCTACTTATTAGCAAAGTTATTCCTTAACCAATATTCACATAGTATTAGTCATGATCTTATTTACTCAACTGCTTCTGCCTAATTCAAATTACAAAGAGAATTTGAGTAAATTCACCAAATACTAGATGTGCACAGGACCTTGAAAGTGCATTCAACTCATGCATGTACCTTAACTTGCTTTGTTTGTTGGTTGGTTGATTGGCAGAGTATGCATATACAATGACAGTAACAGTGGCTGGGAATGTATATAGCTTTGGGGTCATCCTGCTTGAACTGCTGACTGGAAAGCCTGCGGTGACAGAGGGAACCGAATTGGTGAAGTGGGTTTTGCATAATTCAATGAACAAAGATTACATTCTTGATTCCAATGTTAGCAAAACATCTCAAGCTGTGAGAAACCAGATGCTAGCAATTCTGCAGATTGCTCTTGTTTGTGTTAGTACATCCCCAGAAACAAGACCAAAGATGAAGAGTGTGCTAAGAATGCTTCTTAATGCTAGATAGATGAAGTCATCATAGTATTTGTTATGCAAGGTTGCAATGAAATAAATCTTCTAAGTAGGAACTTTTCTTTTCTAGCATAGAATTTACAGATGAAAGAGAATATCTGATAGCACAGATTTTGCTTATTATGCTATTTTTGTACAGTGAAATCATATTAGATCATACATACAAGTGTTGATGTCATTTAGTTCAAGGTGTTGGATTCTAGATCCTCCAATTTTAGAGGAAAATTTTAAGAAGGATCTAAACTTTATCAAGGAttttatatacataataataCTATAATAGCAATGTTATTTTCTATTACAGTGTTTTGCTGAAGCTCCAAATTATTCAATGTCATATTGGATGTTTTTGCCTGCCTTGCATTTTTCAAAGAAAACGAAAATGAtcgttaaatatatatttatatcatAATAGTAATTTGGTATAACTGTGTAAGACTTCACAAAAAAGGACTTAATGTTAAGATTTTTGATAGAAAAATGTTAAACAATTAGAAATATTTTCCTGTGATAATAAATGTGTGTTTGGGAAAAATTTATTGACAAGGTGTTTGTATTTAATTTCCAATTAAGAAAAATGTAGAACAATTCCATACTACATTTTTGTTAAGCAAAACTTTTAAGTGTCTCGTGTAGTAGAAGTAAGCAACTCCACAAATCTGGTTGTTAGAGAGAATTGTTAGCTGTCAATCTTGATTAGTCAGTTAATTCAACTATTTTACCAACTTACTTAGGGGACATTGGTATAATTTTGGAACATGTCTGATAACAAATTCCTATAATAATATTAACATTACCAACTTCTAAGTTCTAACACAACATAATTAAATGTCAATTTGATAGAGTGGCTACAACAGCCTCGTCCAGGTGAAGAATCTAATAACCTAACAAAGGCTTCCAAAAAATTATACTGCAGATCATGATTCATGTCAAACTGGAGATAAAGTTGTGGCTACCATAGTGCCAATATCCCCTGCCAATGGAACCATTCCAGTTTCTTCATTCAGGTTTCTTCAAATTCAAACAGTTATCTGACGCTCGTTTAAACAAATCCTGAACTTGATTTAATTCCTTCTCTGAAATCAAGAAGCAGGCAAGAATGTTAGCTAACAACCTTGATCAAATTATAGAGCAATGTGAGTTTACCCTaataaacaaaagaacaagaaaaagaaatgcTAAAGTAGCTTGAAACCAGTTCATTATTCAAAATCATTGCACTTGGAGAATCTTATGTTATATAAATTACACACATGGATAACCATTCAAAACATCTTATTAGATACTTCTATTAAAGATTAAACAGTTTTTCTAAATATGAGTATGACCAAAATGTTGCTGTTCAATAAGGCCGCTAGATAACAACTATACTAGCTAGAGATATCTCTCCTAATCATATCTTAGtaatcaacataaatttacaTCTTAGTACGATCTGAATAGAAATTAAGCAGAAAACTTGGATGAAAGGACTGAAATTGGAGATAACCTGCAGCTTCGAGTTGCTTCTGTAGTTCTTGGCCTATAGCATCATTCTCAGCCTGTAATGTGAAGTACAAATATAAGCAGAATCCCAATGTAACAACTAACAACTAATTCCCTCTTCAGATGAGGCTTTACATTATTAAGCACAGCAAAAAccctaaaataaaattaaaaagtagtTAGGTCAACACCTGTAGGTCAGCAATTCTTTTAATCTGTGCTTCTTCACCTCCCTCAGATATTGGAAGTGCCGCAACTAATGCATCAAACTGCAGAAAAGATAGCAAAAACGTTTCAAGAAAACAAGAAGTAAGGAAGCCTGTGCTTTAGCTAAAATGGTGCATACCTGTTTAGCAGCCTTCACCAAACCAGCACTCATCAGCTTGGGCTGTTCAGAAAAGTTTGAGCCATCCTCCGTAGGATTTGGAGGTGGTTCAGGGTAATGTGGGGAGAGCCGGTTAGGAGGAGCATCCCTTTGCAAGGTCCCAATGGTATTGAAGGCAAGATGTGCAATTAAATTAACTTGTTCTTGTAATTGGGAAATTATATCCATTAGAGCCGAAGAGCAAAATTTAAGACCTGGCAGAATCGAGCAGAGACAACCACGCACGCTGCAGTGCAGGCAGCAACAACCACACACAGCTCGAGCACTCACTGGCGGAGGATCCGGCGAGAGTGTGGTGGCGGTGAACCAAGGTGAGCTGagagtgagtgagagagagagatgagaatGGGGTATTGGGGTGGGTAGCTACGTCGTTTAAGAGTggggttttgaaaaaaaaaatttccgaAACGGTTTTTTCAACGACTACAcattaggggtgttcgcggtgcgatTTGGATCGGTTTTGAGTCAAAAACTCATTCGATCCGAACACTAATTTTGTTTGCGGTGCGGTTTGAATTGGatgactttaaaaaaaaaatccgatccgatccgatccaatttcaagcggtttggattggattgaattTGC carries:
- the LOC107642251 gene encoding mediator of RNA polymerase II transcription subunit 21, with protein sequence MDIISQLQEQVNLIAHLAFNTIGTLQRDAPPNRLSPHYPEPPPNPTEDGSNFSEQPKLMSAGLVKAAKQFDALVAALPISEGGEEAQIKRIADLQAENDAIGQELQKQLEAAEKELNQVQDLFKRASDNCLNLKKPE